Proteins encoded by one window of Kribbella italica:
- a CDS encoding DUF3117 domain-containing protein: MAAMKPRTGDGPLEVTKEGRGIVMRVPLEGGGRLVVELNADEATELGNALKAVVG, from the coding sequence ATGGCGGCGATGAAGCCGCGGACGGGCGATGGTCCGCTCGAGGTCACCAAGGAGGGCCGGGGCATCGTGATGCGGGTTCCGCTCGAAGGCGGCGGTCGGCTCGTCGTCGAGCTGAACGCGGATGAGGCGACCGAGCTGGGGAACGCGCTCAAGGCCGTAGTCGGCTAG
- a CDS encoding PaaX family transcriptional regulator C-terminal domain-containing protein yields MHARSALFDLYGDHLRARGARAPVAALVRLLAPLGVQPPAVRTAVSRMVRQGWLEPVRTDGQPGYALTTRARRRLDEAAVRIYRTDQDGDGPDAVPATTGRWDRHWHLCILREVPNARRREQLVSQLSFLGWAPLSDGAWVGLRHDTEVDQILEVEGIAADRFRAPVGNDAVEFARRVWKLDDLGASYDAWLAEAKALVARADGEVSDEQAFAVRSELVHEWRKFLFVDPGLPAELLPAGWAGARAATFFDAHAARLGHAAGRFVDNCLTVH; encoded by the coding sequence GTGCACGCCCGATCAGCCCTTTTCGACCTGTACGGCGACCACCTGCGTGCCCGCGGCGCGCGGGCACCCGTGGCCGCGCTGGTCCGGCTGCTCGCGCCCCTGGGCGTCCAGCCACCGGCGGTCCGAACGGCCGTCTCGCGGATGGTCCGGCAGGGCTGGCTGGAGCCGGTCCGGACCGACGGCCAGCCCGGGTACGCGCTGACCACCCGGGCGCGTCGCCGGCTCGACGAAGCGGCCGTCCGGATCTACCGAACCGACCAGGACGGCGACGGCCCGGACGCCGTACCGGCCACCACCGGACGGTGGGACCGGCACTGGCACCTGTGCATTCTGCGCGAGGTCCCGAACGCCCGTCGCCGCGAGCAGCTGGTGAGCCAACTTTCCTTCCTGGGTTGGGCTCCGCTGTCCGACGGCGCCTGGGTCGGGCTGCGGCACGACACCGAGGTGGACCAGATCCTGGAGGTCGAGGGAATCGCCGCGGACCGCTTCCGGGCGCCGGTCGGCAACGACGCGGTGGAGTTCGCCCGGCGGGTCTGGAAGCTGGACGATCTCGGGGCCTCGTACGACGCGTGGCTGGCCGAGGCGAAGGCCCTGGTGGCGCGCGCCGACGGCGAGGTGAGCGACGAGCAGGCGTTCGCCGTACGGTCGGAACTGGTGCACGAGTGGCGCAAGTTCCTCTTCGTCGATCCGGGGCTTCCCGCGGAGCTTCTGCCGGCCGGCTGGGCCGGTGCGCGGGCCGCCACGTTCTTCGATGCGCACGCCGCACGCCTGGGTCACGCGGCCGGGCGTTTCGTCGACAACTGCCTGACTGTTCATTGA
- a CDS encoding enoyl-CoA hydratase/isomerase family protein, giving the protein MSDSVVYDVTEGVGTIRLNRPDAMNSLDTATKIALRDTVKAAAEDEAVRCVVLTGTGRAFCVGQDLKEHIGLLEANDMDALWSTVPDHYAPIALALAEMPKPVIASLNGVAAGAGASMAFACDFRVVADTAGFNFAFTGIGLSCDTGISWTLPRLIGQAKATELLYFPRTIPAAEALTLGLATSVVPAADLATATADLARKLATGPTQAYAGVRQSLAYSASHTLAEALAFEAGKMQSTGSTTDHRNAVASFVAKQKPVFEGK; this is encoded by the coding sequence ATGAGTGACTCTGTGGTGTACGACGTGACCGAGGGCGTCGGCACGATCCGGCTGAACCGGCCGGACGCGATGAACTCGCTGGACACGGCGACGAAGATCGCGCTGCGCGATACCGTGAAGGCCGCGGCCGAGGACGAGGCCGTGCGATGCGTCGTACTGACGGGGACCGGCCGGGCGTTCTGCGTCGGGCAGGACCTGAAGGAGCACATCGGTCTGCTCGAGGCCAACGACATGGACGCGCTGTGGTCCACGGTGCCCGACCACTACGCGCCGATCGCGCTGGCGCTCGCCGAGATGCCGAAGCCCGTGATTGCGTCGCTGAACGGCGTCGCCGCCGGCGCGGGTGCGTCGATGGCGTTCGCCTGCGACTTCCGTGTCGTCGCCGACACCGCCGGCTTCAACTTCGCCTTCACCGGCATCGGTCTGTCCTGCGACACCGGCATCTCCTGGACGCTCCCCCGCCTGATCGGTCAGGCCAAGGCGACCGAACTGCTCTACTTCCCGCGCACGATCCCGGCTGCCGAGGCGCTGACACTGGGCCTGGCCACGTCCGTCGTACCGGCCGCCGACCTGGCCACCGCCACCGCGGATCTCGCTCGGAAGCTGGCCACCGGGCCCACCCAGGCCTACGCCGGTGTGCGCCAGTCCCTCGCCTACTCCGCCTCCCACACGCTCGCCGAGGCGTTGGCCTTCGAAGCCGGCAAGATGCAGTCCACCGGCAGCACCACCGACCACCGCAACGCGGTCGCGTCGTTCGTCGCCAAGCAGAAGCCGGTCTTCGAGGGCAAGTAG